Proteins encoded in a region of the Methylobacterium radiotolerans JCM 2831 genome:
- a CDS encoding DUF2155 domain-containing protein: protein MSRITALARRALAPSLALLVCAGPAAADKIKNPTAVFSGLDKITGRIVNFEVAVDETVQFGALQLTPRVCYTRPPTESAKTTAFLEVDEVTLDNKYRRIFTGWMFASSPGLHAIEHPIYDVWLVDCKGGSDVIAEAKEQEDVPAVAAKPEKAKRPGKDATKTAQQLNANGQVDVEAPRGVPVQPRQKPSRKFFPSNEGPAPAPPPQQQPQNLFDALFR from the coding sequence TTGAGCCGCATCACCGCCCTCGCACGCCGCGCGCTCGCCCCGAGCCTCGCGCTCCTCGTCTGCGCCGGCCCCGCCGCTGCCGACAAGATCAAGAACCCGACCGCGGTGTTCTCCGGCCTCGACAAGATCACCGGCCGGATCGTCAATTTCGAGGTCGCGGTCGACGAGACCGTGCAGTTCGGCGCCCTGCAGCTCACCCCGCGGGTCTGCTACACGCGACCGCCCACCGAGAGCGCGAAGACCACGGCATTCCTCGAGGTCGACGAGGTCACCCTCGACAACAAGTACCGCCGCATCTTCACGGGCTGGATGTTCGCGTCGAGCCCCGGCCTCCACGCGATCGAACACCCGATCTACGACGTCTGGCTGGTCGACTGTAAGGGCGGCAGCGACGTGATCGCCGAGGCCAAGGAGCAGGAGGACGTCCCGGCCGTGGCGGCCAAGCCCGAGAAGGCGAAGCGCCCCGGCAAGGACGCGACCAAGACCGCCCAGCAGCTCAACGCCAACGGCCAGGTCGACGTGGAGGCTCCGCGCGGCGTGCCGGTGCAGCCCCGCCAGAAGCCCTCGCGCAAGTTCTTCCCGTCGAACGAGGGCCCGGCGCCGGCCCCACCGCCGCAGCAGCAGCCGCAGAACCTGTTCGACGCGCTGTTCCGCTGA
- a CDS encoding vitamin B12-dependent ribonucleotide reductase, whose product MRFERRYTTAGQSPYAGIPFRKALSEIRNPDGSVVFRLDGIDVPESWSQVASDVLAQKYFRKAGVPARLRKVEENAVPSFLWRSVPDDAALAELPEDERFVSESSATQVFDRLAGCWTYWGWKGGYFSSEEDASAFMDELRFMLARQMVAPNSPQWFNTGLHWAYGIDGPSQGHYYCDPQTGVLTKSASAYEHPQPHACFIQSVQDDLVNDGGIMDLWVREARLFKYGSGTGSNFSMLRSENEKLGGGGKSSGLMSFLKIGDRAAGAIKSGGTTRRAAKMVIVDIDHPDIEAFIDWKVKEEQKVAALVTGSKVVSKHLTLVMKACTQCEAEGDACFDSERNPALKREIKAARRASVPDSYIKRVVQFARQGFTKIEFPVYDTDWDSEAYLTVAGQNSNNSVSLTDDFLRAVEADADWQLTARTTGKVTKTLRARDLWERIGEAAWASADPGLHFNTTMNDWHTCPAGGRIRASNPCSEYMFLDDTACNLASANLLTMYDRETKRFDAEAFEHLNRLWTVVLEISVMMAQFPSKEIAELSYRYRTLGLGYANIGGLLMTMGLPYDSDAGRALAGALTAIMTGVAYATSAEMASELGTFPAYEENADAMLRVIRNHRRAAHGEAEGYEFLNVAPVALDHANIPQADLGDHARAAWDRALKLGEEHGYRNAQATVIAPTGTIGLVMDCDTTGIEPDFALVKFKKLAGGGYFKIINQAAPDALRALGYRESEIAEIEAYAVGHGSMGQAPGINPTTLRAKGFTDEKIAAVEKGLKSAFDIKFVFNRWTLGDDFLTQTLKVPAEKLSDPTFELLPFLGFSKKDIEAANTHICGAMTLEGAPGLKLEHYPVFDCANPCGRIGKRYLSVESHIRMMAAAQPFISGAISKTINMPNDATVEDCKAAYLLSWRLALKANALYRDGSKLSQPLNSALISDDDDEADEGIEALIQAPAAAKAAAAAEKIVERVIERVERIRSREKLPARRKGYTQKAVVGGHKVYLRTGEYDDGRLGEIFIDMHKEGATFRSLMNNFAIAISLGLQYGVPLEEYVEAFTFTRFEPAGFVQGNDAIKNATSLLDYVFRELAVSYLGRADLAHVSPAEIGGTVIGGGESGDTTREGPKPAPASSVVSRGLLRGSADRLTLIQGGPAGASLGVGAASAGQSAPAGGTVHAIRGSAALKAEPAAAGQAETIADTLPFAKAERSVADRRAEAKMKGYVGEACPECANFTLVRNGTCLKCDTCGSTTGCS is encoded by the coding sequence ATGCGGTTCGAGCGTCGCTACACCACGGCCGGACAATCGCCCTACGCCGGGATCCCTTTCCGCAAGGCGCTGAGCGAGATCCGCAACCCGGACGGCTCGGTGGTGTTCCGCCTCGACGGCATCGACGTGCCGGAGAGCTGGAGCCAGGTCGCGAGCGACGTGCTCGCGCAGAAGTACTTCCGCAAGGCGGGCGTCCCGGCCCGTTTGCGCAAGGTCGAGGAGAACGCGGTTCCGTCCTTCCTGTGGCGCTCCGTTCCGGACGACGCCGCCCTGGCGGAACTCCCCGAGGACGAGCGCTTCGTCTCCGAATCCTCCGCCACACAGGTCTTCGACCGGCTCGCGGGTTGCTGGACCTACTGGGGCTGGAAGGGCGGCTACTTCTCCTCGGAGGAGGACGCCTCGGCCTTCATGGACGAGCTGCGTTTCATGCTGGCCCGCCAGATGGTGGCGCCCAACTCGCCGCAATGGTTCAACACCGGCCTTCACTGGGCCTACGGCATCGATGGACCGAGCCAGGGCCACTACTACTGCGACCCGCAGACCGGCGTGCTGACCAAGTCGGCGTCGGCCTACGAGCATCCGCAGCCGCATGCCTGCTTCATCCAGTCGGTCCAGGATGACCTCGTCAACGACGGCGGCATCATGGACCTGTGGGTGCGTGAGGCGCGCCTGTTCAAGTACGGCTCGGGCACCGGCTCCAACTTCTCGATGCTGCGCTCGGAGAACGAGAAGCTCGGCGGCGGCGGCAAGTCGTCGGGCCTGATGAGCTTCCTCAAGATCGGCGACCGGGCGGCGGGCGCCATCAAGTCGGGCGGGACCACGCGGCGCGCCGCCAAGATGGTGATCGTGGATATCGACCACCCGGACATCGAGGCCTTCATCGACTGGAAGGTGAAGGAGGAGCAGAAGGTCGCCGCCCTGGTGACGGGCTCGAAGGTCGTCTCCAAGCACCTGACGCTGGTGATGAAGGCCTGCACGCAGTGCGAGGCGGAAGGGGATGCCTGCTTCGATTCGGAGCGCAACCCGGCTCTCAAGCGCGAGATCAAGGCCGCCCGCCGCGCCTCCGTGCCGGATTCCTACATCAAGCGCGTGGTGCAGTTCGCGCGCCAGGGCTTCACCAAGATCGAGTTCCCCGTCTACGACACCGACTGGGATTCGGAGGCCTACCTCACGGTCGCCGGCCAGAACTCCAACAACTCGGTCTCGCTGACCGACGACTTCCTGCGCGCCGTCGAGGCGGATGCCGACTGGCAGCTCACCGCCCGCACCACCGGGAAGGTCACCAAGACCCTCAGGGCCCGTGACCTGTGGGAGCGGATCGGCGAGGCCGCCTGGGCCTCGGCGGATCCGGGCCTGCACTTCAACACGACGATGAACGACTGGCACACCTGCCCGGCGGGCGGGCGGATCCGGGCCTCGAACCCGTGCTCCGAGTACATGTTCCTCGACGACACCGCCTGCAATCTCGCCTCGGCGAACCTGCTGACGATGTACGATCGCGAGACCAAGCGCTTCGACGCCGAGGCGTTCGAGCACCTCAACCGCCTCTGGACGGTGGTGCTCGAGATCTCCGTGATGATGGCGCAGTTCCCGTCGAAGGAGATCGCGGAGCTCTCCTACCGCTACCGGACGCTCGGCCTCGGCTACGCCAATATCGGCGGCCTGCTGATGACCATGGGCCTGCCCTACGATTCCGACGCGGGTCGGGCCCTGGCCGGCGCGCTCACGGCGATCATGACGGGTGTCGCCTACGCGACCTCGGCCGAGATGGCTTCGGAGCTCGGCACCTTCCCGGCCTATGAGGAGAATGCCGACGCGATGCTGCGCGTCATCCGCAATCATCGCCGGGCCGCGCACGGCGAGGCCGAGGGCTACGAGTTCCTAAACGTCGCGCCGGTCGCCCTCGACCACGCCAACATCCCGCAGGCGGATCTGGGTGACCACGCCCGCGCCGCCTGGGACCGGGCGCTGAAGCTCGGCGAGGAGCACGGCTACCGCAACGCCCAGGCCACCGTGATCGCGCCGACCGGCACGATCGGCCTCGTGATGGATTGCGACACCACCGGCATCGAGCCGGACTTCGCCCTGGTGAAGTTCAAGAAGCTCGCCGGCGGCGGCTACTTCAAGATCATCAACCAGGCCGCGCCGGACGCCCTGCGGGCGCTCGGCTACCGCGAATCCGAGATCGCCGAGATCGAGGCCTACGCGGTCGGCCACGGCTCGATGGGTCAGGCGCCGGGCATCAACCCGACGACGCTGCGGGCCAAGGGCTTCACCGACGAGAAGATCGCCGCGGTGGAGAAGGGCCTGAAGTCGGCCTTCGATATCAAGTTCGTGTTCAACCGCTGGACGCTGGGCGACGATTTCCTGACCCAGACCCTGAAGGTCCCGGCGGAGAAGCTGTCGGACCCGACCTTCGAGCTGCTGCCGTTCCTTGGCTTCTCTAAGAAGGACATCGAGGCCGCCAACACGCACATCTGCGGAGCGATGACGCTGGAGGGCGCTCCGGGCCTGAAGCTCGAGCACTACCCGGTCTTCGACTGCGCCAATCCGTGCGGCCGGATCGGCAAGCGCTACTTGTCGGTCGAGAGCCACATCCGCATGATGGCGGCGGCGCAGCCCTTCATCTCGGGCGCGATCTCCAAGACCATCAACATGCCGAACGACGCCACGGTGGAGGATTGCAAGGCAGCCTACCTGCTGTCCTGGCGCCTCGCCCTGAAGGCGAACGCCCTCTACCGCGACGGCTCGAAGCTGTCGCAGCCGCTCAATTCGGCCCTCATCTCGGATGACGATGACGAGGCCGATGAGGGGATCGAGGCCCTGATCCAGGCGCCGGCCGCCGCCAAGGCCGCCGCCGCCGCGGAGAAGATCGTCGAGCGGGTGATCGAGCGCGTCGAGCGAATCCGCTCCCGGGAGAAGCTGCCGGCCCGCCGGAAGGGCTACACCCAGAAGGCGGTGGTGGGCGGCCACAAAGTCTACCTGCGCACCGGAGAGTACGACGACGGCCGCCTCGGCGAGATCTTCATCGACATGCACAAGGAGGGCGCGACCTTCCGGAGCCTGATGAACAACTTCGCCATCGCGATCTCGCTGGGCCTCCAGTACGGCGTGCCGCTGGAGGAGTACGTGGAGGCCTTCACCTTCACGCGGTTCGAGCCGGCCGGCTTCGTCCAGGGCAACGACGCGATCAAGAACGCGACCTCGCTCCTCGACTACGTGTTCCGCGAGCTGGCAGTCTCGTATCTCGGCCGCGCCGATCTCGCCCATGTCAGCCCCGCCGAGATCGGCGGCACGGTGATCGGCGGCGGCGAGAGCGGCGATACGACCCGCGAGGGTCCGAAGCCGGCGCCGGCCTCCTCGGTCGTCTCCCGCGGCCTGCTGCGCGGCTCGGCCGACCGGCTCACCCTGATCCAGGGCGGCCCGGCCGGCGCTAGCCTCGGCGTGGGTGCGGCGAGCGCCGGACAGTCGGCTCCGGCCGGCGGTACGGTCCACGCGATCCGCGGCAGCGCGGCGCTGAAGGCGGAGCCGGCGGCGGCCGGTCAGGCCGAGACGATCGCCGACACCCTCCCCTTCGCCAAGGCCGAGCGGAGCGTCGCCGACCGCCGCGCGGAGGCGAAGATGAAGGGCTACGTCGGCGAGGCCTGCCCGGAATGCGCGAACTTCACGCTGGTCCGCAACGGCACCTGCCTGAAGTGCGACACCTGCGGGTCCACGACCGGGTGCTCCTGA
- a CDS encoding GNAT family N-acetyltransferase, which yields MVDTRIAGGLVAEIIPDLAAAEALWRRLEADPASLGTPYQRFDWIGAYLRATGQAERARVAVLRDADGRPRILIPFTLQREHGLRLARTVGDTHANYHLPLFATRGAAAIAPGSIVAALIRAGRADGIDAFALKHQPRMWDGAANPLAASGEAEASDAYGLMLGPDPEATVRRVFSADARKKLRSKEKRLVEAHGAITYRRAETADETGRLLAAFFAQKSARFAGMGVSDPYADPAIRAFLTAAATGAEPAVELYALCLAESGRVLATFGGAVSERRFSGMMTAFDGDPEIARYSPGDLLLQHLVRDQTARGRQGFDLGVGEARYKASICDETIGLVETIIPVTLRGRIYGALRRGLNRTKRRIKRDPRLYALLKRLRTLRRS from the coding sequence ATGGTCGATACGCGCATCGCCGGGGGGCTCGTCGCGGAGATCATCCCGGACCTCGCCGCGGCCGAGGCGCTCTGGCGGCGCCTCGAGGCCGATCCGGCGAGCCTCGGCACACCCTACCAGCGGTTCGACTGGATCGGCGCCTACCTGCGGGCGACGGGGCAGGCCGAACGCGCGCGCGTCGCGGTCCTGCGGGACGCGGACGGCCGGCCACGCATCCTCATCCCGTTCACGCTTCAGCGGGAGCACGGCCTGCGCCTCGCGCGCACGGTCGGCGACACCCACGCCAATTATCACTTGCCGCTCTTCGCCACCCGCGGCGCGGCGGCCATCGCGCCCGGCAGCATCGTCGCGGCCCTGATCCGCGCCGGCCGCGCGGACGGGATCGACGCCTTCGCCCTGAAGCATCAGCCCCGGATGTGGGACGGGGCGGCGAACCCGCTCGCCGCCAGCGGCGAGGCGGAGGCCAGCGACGCCTACGGCCTCATGCTCGGGCCGGACCCGGAGGCGACCGTACGCCGGGTCTTCAGCGCGGATGCCCGCAAGAAGCTGCGCTCCAAGGAGAAGCGCCTCGTGGAGGCGCACGGCGCGATCACCTACCGCCGCGCCGAGACCGCCGACGAGACGGGGCGCCTGCTGGCGGCGTTCTTCGCGCAGAAATCGGCCCGCTTCGCCGGCATGGGGGTGTCCGACCCCTACGCCGACCCCGCGATCCGGGCCTTCCTGACGGCCGCGGCGACCGGCGCCGAACCCGCGGTGGAGCTGTACGCCCTGTGCCTCGCCGAGAGCGGTCGCGTCCTCGCGACCTTCGGCGGCGCCGTCAGTGAGCGGCGCTTCAGCGGCATGATGACGGCGTTCGACGGCGACCCCGAGATCGCTCGCTACAGCCCCGGTGACTTGCTGCTCCAGCACCTGGTGCGCGACCAGACCGCGCGCGGCCGGCAGGGCTTCGACCTCGGCGTCGGTGAGGCCCGCTACAAAGCCAGCATCTGCGACGAGACGATCGGCCTCGTCGAGACGATCATTCCGGTCACCCTCCGGGGCCGGATCTACGGTGCGCTCCGCCGCGGCCTGAACCGCACGAAGCGGCGGATCAAGCGGGACCCGCGCCTCTACGCCCTCCTGAAACGGCTCCGCACTCTGCGCCGATCGTGA
- a CDS encoding NADH:ubiquinone oxidoreductase subunit NDUFA12, translating into MALKDTLLRIFTWWNGQTVSVALQTARTGIFVGEDEFGNKYYKAEGALIDRSVGSERRWVVYNGYADASKVPPGWRGWLCHNVDVAPSEEKYQPKAWQKPHIENQTGTANAYRPAGSQLSWGQRPAATGDYVSWTPGE; encoded by the coding sequence ATGGCGCTGAAGGACACTTTGCTGCGCATCTTCACGTGGTGGAACGGTCAGACCGTCTCCGTCGCGCTCCAGACCGCCCGCACCGGCATCTTCGTCGGCGAGGACGAGTTCGGGAACAAGTACTACAAGGCGGAAGGTGCGCTGATCGACCGCTCGGTGGGCTCGGAGCGCCGCTGGGTCGTCTATAACGGCTACGCCGACGCCTCGAAGGTGCCCCCCGGCTGGCGGGGCTGGCTCTGCCACAACGTCGACGTCGCGCCGAGCGAGGAGAAGTACCAGCCGAAGGCGTGGCAGAAGCCGCATATCGAGAACCAGACCGGCACCGCGAACGCGTACCGGCCGGCGGGCTCGCAGCTCTCCTGGGGCCAGCGGCCGGCAGCGACCGGCGACTACGTGTCCTGGACGCCGGGCGAGTAG
- a CDS encoding polysaccharide deacetylase family protein, producing the protein MLSSRAKHRVFASGFRAIQALGADRWLSPAARGLGVILTFHHVSPDPVPAFAPNRLLGITPDFLDLTLRELDARGFEIIGLDAVPERLAEPDYGPPFAVLTFDDGYRDNVVHARPVLARHGAPWTLFVTSGFADQAGRLWWIELERAIARLDRVRIEIGARSLDLPARSPQEKALAFEALYRDLRHGDEADLLERIAALCRQAGFPPGRLAADLCLSWDELRDLAVDPAVTVGAHTVSHPMLAKHAAAFASREIAEGRARIETELGRPVRHLSYPVGDPSSAGPREFALARELGFATAVTTRPGHLFAEHAGHLQALPRVSVNGCHQTRAALAGLLSGVPFLAWNRGRRLNVA; encoded by the coding sequence ATGCTGTCGTCGCGTGCCAAGCATCGGGTCTTCGCGTCGGGCTTCCGCGCGATCCAGGCGCTGGGGGCAGACCGCTGGCTCAGCCCCGCGGCCCGCGGCCTCGGCGTGATCCTCACGTTCCACCACGTCAGCCCCGACCCGGTGCCGGCCTTCGCGCCGAACCGGCTGCTCGGCATCACCCCGGACTTCCTCGACCTCACCCTGCGCGAGCTCGACGCCCGCGGCTTCGAGATCATCGGCCTGGATGCGGTGCCGGAGCGGCTGGCCGAGCCGGATTACGGACCGCCCTTCGCCGTCCTGACCTTCGACGACGGCTATCGCGACAACGTCGTGCACGCCCGTCCCGTGCTGGCCCGCCACGGCGCGCCGTGGACGCTGTTCGTCACCAGCGGCTTCGCCGATCAGGCCGGCCGGCTGTGGTGGATCGAACTGGAGCGGGCGATCGCGCGGCTGGACCGGGTGCGCATCGAGATCGGTGCGCGGAGTCTCGACCTTCCGGCGCGCAGCCCGCAGGAGAAGGCGCTGGCGTTCGAAGCTCTGTACCGCGACCTGCGCCACGGCGACGAGGCGGACCTCCTCGAGCGGATCGCCGCCCTCTGCCGGCAGGCCGGCTTCCCGCCGGGGCGCCTCGCCGCCGATCTGTGTCTGTCCTGGGACGAACTGCGCGACCTCGCCGTCGACCCGGCCGTCACCGTCGGCGCGCACACGGTCAGCCACCCGATGCTGGCTAAGCACGCCGCCGCGTTCGCATCGCGCGAGATCGCCGAGGGGCGCGCGCGGATCGAGACGGAACTCGGCCGACCGGTGCGACACCTCTCCTACCCGGTCGGAGACCCGTCTTCCGCCGGCCCGCGGGAATTCGCGCTGGCGCGGGAGTTGGGCTTCGCGACCGCGGTGACCACGCGGCCGGGCCACCTCTTCGCCGAGCATGCCGGCCATCTCCAGGCCCTGCCCCGGGTGTCGGTGAACGGCTGCCACCAGACGCGCGCCGCCCTTGCCGGGCTGCTCTCCGGCGTCCCGTTCCTGGCCTGGAATCGGGGCCGTCGCCTCAACGTCGCCTGA